A stretch of the Candidatus Zixiibacteriota bacterium genome encodes the following:
- the metK gene encoding methionine adenosyltransferase, producing MAGGDFLFTSESVTEGHPDKLCDRISDGVLDEILRQDKNGRVACETFVTAGLVIVGGEITTTGYVDIHKLVRRIVRDIGYTKSKYGFSYDTCAILNAIGSQSPDIAQGVDTGGAGDQGLMSGYACRETKELMPLPIMLAHKLTRQLAAVRKKKILPYLGPDGKSQVTVEYRGGKPHRVECVVISTQHTEDILNASGKKITKQAVEEIIDKVVNPIVPAELLDKKTKYYINPTGKFVIGGPQSDTGMTGRKIIVDTYGGMATHGGGAFSGKDPTKVDRSASYMARYIAKNVVASGLADKCNIQLAYAIGVAQPVSMMIYTSASNKVPEKRIAELVRKHFDMTPRGIIKQLDLLRPIYGATSAYGHFGRHEKEFTWEKTDKAKILAKEA from the coding sequence ATGGCTGGTGGAGATTTTCTCTTTACTTCGGAATCCGTCACCGAAGGACATCCCGATAAACTCTGCGACAGGATTTCCGATGGTGTCCTCGATGAAATTCTCAGGCAGGACAAAAACGGGCGCGTGGCCTGTGAGACATTCGTAACGGCTGGACTGGTCATTGTCGGCGGCGAGATTACTACAACCGGTTACGTTGATATTCACAAACTGGTCAGGCGAATCGTCAGGGATATCGGTTACACCAAAAGCAAGTACGGTTTCTCCTATGATACCTGTGCCATTCTCAACGCCATCGGTTCCCAGTCGCCGGATATCGCCCAGGGTGTTGACACCGGCGGCGCCGGTGACCAGGGTCTTATGTCCGGATACGCCTGCCGTGAGACGAAGGAACTTATGCCTCTGCCGATTATGCTGGCTCACAAACTCACAAGACAACTGGCCGCCGTGCGAAAGAAAAAAATTCTGCCGTATCTTGGCCCCGACGGAAAATCGCAGGTCACAGTCGAATATCGCGGCGGGAAACCACACCGTGTCGAATGCGTTGTCATCTCCACCCAGCACACCGAGGATATCCTCAACGCCTCCGGCAAGAAAATCACCAAACAGGCCGTCGAGGAAATTATCGATAAAGTTGTCAACCCAATCGTGCCCGCCGAGCTATTGGACAAGAAAACCAAATATTATATCAACCCCACCGGAAAATTCGTCATTGGCGGCCCGCAGTCGGATACCGGCATGACCGGACGCAAAATAATTGTCGATACTTACGGTGGTATGGCTACCCACGGAGGCGGCGCTTTCTCCGGCAAAGACCCGACCAAGGTAGACCGCTCGGCAAGCTACATGGCGCGCTATATCGCCAAAAACGTCGTGGCCTCCGGGCTCGCCGACAAGTGCAATATCCAGCTCGCCTACGCCATCGGTGTCGCCCAGCCGGTTTCGATGATGATCTACACCAGCGCCAGCAACAAGGTCCCCGAAAAGCGAATTGCCGAACTTGTCAGAAAACATTTCGATATGACACCGCGCGGCATTATTAAACAGCTCGACCTGCTCCGTCCCATTTATGGCGCCACTTCGGCTTATGGCCATTTCGGTCGCCACGAAAAAGAATTCACCTGGGAGAAAACCGACAAGGCCAAAATCCTTGCAAAGGAAGCGTGA
- the murA gene encoding UDP-N-acetylglucosamine 1-carboxyvinyltransferase, giving the protein MDKFIIKGGKPLNGSVKVEGSKNAALPIIVAALLIDKGETVIKNVPPLRDIFTVIKVIEYLGAKVTYDDKKHVMTVDASALNRNTAPYELMRQMRASFLVLGPILSRLGEAKVSLPGGCVLGARPVDFHIKAFQDMGAKLTERSGYITAKAKPLLGGSIYFDRPSHTGTENILFGAAMAKNKTIITNAACDPEIVDVARFLNKAGAKIHGAGTPDIVVEPVKRLKNIEYSVSGDRLVAGTFLCAAAITGGKIEVTGCDPSHLTLVTHKLMEMGCHADVTKNSLTIKGPKRPRPISVTTFPYPGFPTDLQASIMAVCCLSSGTSHIRETVFKDRFSHTMELRRLGADVNVSSDEATINGVKELTGAEVMCSDIRAGAGIVLAGLAAKGKSEVLRVYHIDRGYNRMEEKLSSLGADIERRNE; this is encoded by the coding sequence ATGGATAAGTTCATCATTAAGGGTGGTAAACCGCTAAACGGAAGTGTAAAAGTCGAAGGATCCAAGAATGCTGCGCTGCCCATCATTGTCGCTGCCCTGCTGATTGACAAGGGCGAAACCGTCATCAAGAATGTCCCGCCTCTCAGAGATATCTTCACCGTTATAAAAGTAATAGAATACCTCGGCGCGAAGGTCACCTACGATGACAAGAAACACGTAATGACGGTCGATGCCTCCGCGCTGAACCGAAACACCGCCCCGTATGAACTGATGCGTCAGATGCGGGCCTCGTTTCTCGTGCTGGGCCCCATTCTTTCCCGTTTGGGTGAGGCAAAAGTATCGTTGCCCGGTGGTTGTGTGCTCGGCGCAAGACCGGTCGATTTTCACATCAAGGCCTTTCAGGATATGGGAGCAAAACTTACCGAACGAAGCGGCTATATCACCGCCAAGGCGAAGCCCCTCCTCGGCGGCTCCATATACTTTGACCGTCCGTCGCATACCGGCACCGAAAACATCCTCTTCGGCGCCGCGATGGCGAAAAATAAGACCATTATCACCAATGCCGCCTGCGATCCTGAGATTGTCGATGTCGCCAGATTTCTGAATAAAGCCGGGGCCAAAATTCACGGCGCCGGCACGCCCGATATAGTTGTGGAGCCGGTCAAAAGGCTTAAGAATATCGAATACTCCGTCTCCGGAGACAGACTCGTCGCCGGAACTTTTCTGTGCGCTGCTGCTATTACCGGCGGAAAAATAGAAGTCACCGGCTGCGATCCATCCCACCTTACCCTCGTAACTCACAAGCTGATGGAAATGGGATGTCACGCTGATGTCACGAAAAACAGCCTTACCATTAAAGGACCAAAACGGCCCAGACCGATCTCCGTTACCACTTTCCCGTACCCCGGCTTTCCGACCGATCTCCAGGCCTCTATTATGGCCGTCTGTTGCCTCTCTTCGGGAACATCTCACATACGCGAGACTGTTTTTAAAGATAGGTTTTCTCACACCATGGAACTGCGTCGGCTCGGAGCCGATGTGAACGTTTCCAGTGACGAGGCAACCATAAACGGCGTAAAAGAATTGACTGGTGCCGAAGTTATGTGTTCCGACATCAGAGCCGGGGCCGGAATTGTTCTCGCCGGCCTGGCCGCCAAAGGAAAATCAGAGGTCCTTCGGGTCTATCATATAGATCGCGGGTATAACCGTATGGAAGAAAAGTTATCGTCGCTGGGAGCCGATATAGAAAGAAGAAACGAGTGA
- a CDS encoding DUF6754 domain-containing protein, producing the protein MFRHCLYLVSAIIIFGYDLAMAQAPDTVIRWDRLNALILVVVFSAAVLLYTRWAKAGKPLYLRKIAGLAAVEEAVGRATEMGRPVLYIPGIAELDEIETIAGVSILGRVAKITAQYDTPLMVPVRYPLVLAAGQEVVEQAYAEMGRKDSYDKDTVRYVAGEQFAFTATVNGYMMRERPATNIYMGAFFAESLLLAETGNAAGSIQIAGTARAEQLPFFIAACDYTLMGEELYAASAYLSREPVMTGGLKGQDFIKVIIVVMVIIGVLLATFGFGDWFISLFEEV; encoded by the coding sequence ATGTTTCGACACTGCCTTTATTTAGTCTCAGCAATCATCATTTTTGGCTATGACCTGGCCATGGCGCAGGCGCCGGACACTGTCATCCGGTGGGATCGACTCAATGCCCTCATTCTGGTCGTCGTTTTCAGCGCCGCGGTACTTCTTTACACCCGATGGGCCAAAGCCGGCAAGCCGCTCTATTTACGCAAGATTGCGGGGCTCGCCGCCGTAGAGGAAGCGGTCGGAAGAGCTACCGAAATGGGCAGACCGGTACTGTATATTCCTGGAATCGCGGAGCTCGACGAGATCGAAACGATAGCGGGTGTGTCTATTCTCGGCAGAGTCGCCAAAATTACTGCCCAGTACGATACTCCCCTGATGGTCCCCGTTCGCTATCCTTTGGTCCTGGCCGCTGGACAGGAAGTCGTGGAGCAGGCCTATGCCGAGATGGGCAGAAAAGACTCTTACGATAAAGACACCGTTCGCTACGTGGCCGGTGAGCAATTCGCGTTCACGGCGACGGTCAACGGCTATATGATGCGAGAGCGGCCTGCCACAAACATCTATATGGGCGCTTTCTTTGCCGAGTCACTCTTGTTGGCTGAAACCGGAAACGCCGCAGGCTCAATTCAGATAGCCGGTACCGCCCGGGCCGAGCAGCTTCCGTTCTTCATTGCCGCCTGCGACTACACCCTGATGGGCGAAGAGTTGTATGCGGCGTCTGCCTATCTGTCCCGCGAACCGGTGATGACTGGCGGGCTGAAAGGGCAGGATTTCATTAAGGTGATCATCGTCGTCATGGTAATCATTGGTGTTCTGTTGGCCACTTTTGGGTTCGGCGACTGGTTTATCAGCCTGTTTGAGGAAGTCTAA
- a CDS encoding sugar phosphate nucleotidyltransferase, with translation MKVIIPAAGVGTRLKPHTLTLPKPLLHIGGKTILDYLLEPVTELDPEEVRFVIGYKGDMIKEHVEKNYSFNSTFVVQDELLGLGYALHIALRDVANTPLMVLLGDTIIESDLKKFIRAGKYALGLRQVPDPQRFGIAELDDGYVSHLIEKPKEPKSNLALIGLYYFEESDSLKLELQKLVESGKTTRGEIQLTDALARMIANGTKFTPFEVEGWFDCGKKETMLSTNRHFLKKVPVPERIQDSVIIPPVYVGDDVSIEKSVIGPNVSLARGAVIKHSIISDSIIGRDARVEDMVIQESIVGREVVLKGRKKILNIGDSTEISGC, from the coding sequence ATGAAAGTAATTATTCCAGCGGCCGGCGTCGGTACCCGGCTCAAGCCGCACACCCTCACCTTGCCCAAGCCGCTTTTACACATAGGCGGCAAAACAATCCTCGATTACCTGCTCGAGCCTGTCACCGAACTCGACCCCGAGGAAGTCCGGTTCGTGATCGGCTACAAAGGCGACATGATCAAAGAGCATGTCGAGAAGAATTACTCCTTTAATTCTACCTTCGTGGTTCAGGATGAACTGCTTGGCCTCGGCTATGCTCTGCACATCGCCCTCAGAGATGTCGCGAATACGCCACTCATGGTCCTGCTCGGCGACACCATCATCGAAAGTGATCTTAAAAAATTCATCCGGGCGGGCAAATACGCTCTCGGTCTTCGCCAGGTGCCGGACCCGCAACGATTCGGAATCGCCGAGCTGGATGACGGCTATGTCTCCCATCTGATCGAAAAACCGAAAGAACCAAAAAGCAATTTAGCATTGATAGGTTTGTACTATTTCGAAGAATCCGACAGTCTGAAACTCGAACTCCAGAAACTGGTCGAGTCCGGCAAGACGACCAGGGGGGAGATTCAACTGACCGATGCTCTCGCCAGGATGATAGCAAACGGCACCAAATTCACGCCATTCGAAGTAGAAGGGTGGTTCGACTGCGGCAAGAAGGAAACGATGCTGTCTACCAACCGTCACTTTCTGAAAAAAGTGCCGGTACCGGAGAGAATACAAGATTCCGTAATCATCCCGCCGGTGTATGTGGGTGACGATGTTTCAATCGAAAAGTCCGTGATCGGTCCCAATGTTTCTCTGGCCAGGGGCGCCGTTATAAAACATTCTATCATCTCCGACTCGATCATTGGTCGCGATGCCCGCGTGGAAGATATGGTTATACAGGAGTCTATCGTGGGCCGCGAGGTTGTTCTCAAGGGAAGGAAAAAGATCCTCAATATTGGCGATTCAACCGAAATATCCGGTTGTTAA
- the ahcY gene encoding adenosylhomocysteinase — MALKYDIADIRLAGGGKKKIEWAERSMPVLRLIRERFAKEKPLKGINMACCLHVTTETANLMRTLKAGGANVALCASNPLSTQNDTAAALVKEYGISVFAINGENNKTYYKHIHQALDIKPHITMDDGADLVSTLHTNRKELAQHVMAGTEETTTGVIRLRAMEKDNALLFAVVAVNDSKTKHFFDNRYGTGQSTLDGVLRCTNMLIAGSTVVIAGYGWCGRGLAIRAKGMGANVIVTEVDAVKGLEAAMDGLMVMPMSKAAPIGDLFITVTGDINVIRLEHVKKMKDGAIVANSGHFNAEIDLPEITKAATARRIVRPLVEEFSFGKKRIYILGEGRLINLAGAEGHPAMVMDMSFANQALASEYVVKNHEKLERRVYSLPEKLDMQIASLKLKSMGISIDRLTPEQKKYLSSWEMGT; from the coding sequence ATGGCTCTCAAATACGATATCGCCGACATCAGGCTCGCCGGCGGAGGAAAAAAGAAAATCGAATGGGCCGAACGTTCCATGCCGGTCCTGCGCCTGATAAGGGAGAGGTTCGCCAAAGAGAAACCCCTCAAAGGAATCAACATGGCCTGCTGTCTTCACGTTACCACCGAGACGGCCAATCTCATGCGCACACTGAAAGCCGGTGGAGCAAATGTCGCTCTGTGTGCCTCCAACCCTCTCTCCACCCAGAACGACACCGCCGCCGCCCTTGTCAAGGAATACGGCATCAGCGTTTTCGCCATCAACGGCGAAAACAACAAGACCTATTATAAACACATCCACCAGGCGCTCGACATCAAACCCCACATCACTATGGACGATGGCGCCGATCTGGTCTCGACCCTTCACACCAACCGCAAAGAACTGGCCCAGCACGTCATGGCGGGCACCGAAGAAACCACCACCGGGGTGATCCGTCTGCGCGCCATGGAAAAAGACAACGCCCTGCTGTTTGCCGTAGTCGCCGTCAACGACTCCAAGACCAAGCACTTTTTCGATAACCGCTATGGTACGGGACAGTCGACGCTTGACGGTGTCCTCAGATGCACCAATATGCTCATTGCCGGCTCCACGGTCGTGATCGCGGGTTACGGATGGTGCGGGCGGGGACTCGCTATCAGGGCAAAGGGTATGGGCGCTAATGTAATCGTGACCGAGGTCGATGCCGTCAAGGGGCTCGAAGCGGCTATGGACGGTTTGATGGTGATGCCGATGAGCAAAGCCGCCCCGATCGGTGATCTGTTCATCACTGTCACCGGCGATATAAACGTCATCCGCCTTGAACACGTGAAAAAGATGAAGGATGGCGCCATAGTGGCCAACTCCGGCCACTTCAACGCCGAGATAGATCTGCCCGAAATCACGAAAGCCGCCACCGCGCGAAGAATCGTCCGTCCGTTAGTCGAAGAATTCTCTTTTGGTAAAAAACGGATTTACATCCTGGGCGAAGGACGCCTTATAAATCTGGCGGGCGCGGAAGGTCACCCGGCTATGGTGATGGATATGTCTTTCGCCAATCAGGCCCTGGCGTCGGAGTATGTTGTCAAAAATCACGAGAAACTCGAACGCCGTGTATACAGCCTGCCGGAAAAGCTCGACATGCAGATAGCATCGCTGAAACTCAAATCGATGGGCATATCGATTGACAGGCTTACGCCGGAGCAGAAGAAGTACCTCTCCTCATGGGAGATGGGTACATAG
- a CDS encoding ATP-binding protein has translation MPARMPRKIKSPRELKFKDLDYTIDFSPARIKTSKDVPRCAGIIGQVKAIEAIKLGLSVRSAGYNIFVTGLSGTGRSTTIKLLLEQLDQERPQLNDICYVNNFKNEDQPKVLTFKAGDGTRFKKDVNYLIGSVRKVVPKIFMSEDYKDRQSRIIREFEGRQKDIINAFEDKLTEGGFVMVQLQIGMGVRNEIQPLIDGEPNSLEKLERLAKEGKFSLSRLDELRRRWDSLRREFDTVTVESKKLTNKLEDALGKLDLDILSPLISDKIALLKKRYPEDKVQQYLDEVEEALLGDIDRFREAQPRRGEEEPPPFRKREPFEEFSVNLILDNSEAEKAPIVIEKSPSYKNIFGSLERVVDRFGYWRTDFTRIFSGSLLQASGGFFIMNAMDVLTEPGMWTFLKRALRNREIEITGYDPFYMMAGAGIKPEPIPLDVKVVLIGEPEIYRLLWRLDEDFKKIFKVKAEFDNVMPLTKKSLREYFEFVRKVVDDEQLMPFDVTGMQAVCEYGMRLSGRRDRLTTRFTPVSDIIKESAFCAQERQGKQVTREDVHCAIRNKRSRINLVEEKIQELYDDNTLMVSTTGSAVGQINGLSVYNLGEYSFGRPTRITVNTALGKEGVINIEREADLSGPIHNKGVLVLSGYLREMFAQDKPLAMAASISFEQSYSGVDGDSASSTEIYAILSSISGIPIRQDIAVTGSVNQKGEIQPIGGVNEKVEGFFDVCKSRRLTGRQGVIIPHQNVSDLMLRPDVNEAIKAGKFHIYPVKTIEEGIEILTGVPAGKRRATGKFQAHTVLGRVDAKLHEMALALQNYGRIQANNNGKKPSGKKK, from the coding sequence ATGCCCGCACGAATGCCCCGGAAGATAAAATCACCGCGAGAACTCAAATTCAAAGACCTTGATTACACGATAGATTTCAGTCCAGCCAGAATAAAGACCTCAAAGGATGTTCCCCGCTGCGCGGGCATCATCGGGCAGGTGAAGGCTATTGAAGCTATCAAGCTGGGGCTCAGCGTCAGAAGCGCCGGTTACAATATTTTCGTGACCGGTTTATCGGGAACGGGACGATCGACGACTATCAAGCTTCTTTTGGAGCAGCTCGACCAGGAAAGGCCGCAACTGAACGACATCTGCTATGTGAACAACTTCAAAAACGAAGACCAGCCGAAAGTATTGACTTTCAAGGCGGGCGACGGCACTCGGTTCAAGAAGGATGTAAATTATCTTATTGGCTCGGTCCGCAAGGTCGTTCCCAAGATATTCATGTCCGAGGATTACAAGGATCGTCAGAGCAGGATCATCCGCGAGTTCGAGGGTCGTCAGAAGGACATCATCAATGCTTTTGAGGATAAGCTGACCGAAGGTGGATTCGTGATGGTTCAGCTCCAAATCGGCATGGGCGTACGCAATGAGATACAGCCGTTGATTGATGGTGAGCCGAATTCTCTGGAGAAGCTTGAGCGTTTGGCGAAGGAGGGCAAGTTTTCGCTTTCGCGGCTCGATGAGCTTCGCCGGCGGTGGGACAGTCTTCGTCGCGAGTTCGACACTGTTACGGTCGAGTCAAAGAAGCTCACCAATAAGCTTGAAGATGCTCTGGGCAAGCTCGATCTGGATATACTATCACCGCTTATTTCGGACAAGATCGCTCTTTTGAAGAAGAGATATCCCGAGGATAAGGTACAGCAGTACCTGGATGAGGTTGAGGAAGCTCTACTGGGCGATATAGATCGTTTTCGTGAAGCACAGCCCAGACGGGGTGAAGAGGAGCCTCCGCCGTTTCGCAAGCGCGAGCCGTTCGAAGAGTTTTCGGTTAACTTGATTCTGGACAATTCCGAGGCCGAAAAAGCGCCGATAGTAATCGAAAAATCGCCATCGTATAAAAATATATTTGGATCGCTCGAGCGTGTGGTAGACCGCTTCGGATACTGGCGAACGGATTTCACGCGTATTTTTTCGGGCTCGCTGCTGCAGGCATCGGGTGGATTTTTCATCATGAATGCGATGGATGTGCTTACCGAGCCGGGCATGTGGACATTTTTGAAAAGGGCACTTCGCAACCGTGAGATCGAGATCACCGGTTATGATCCGTTCTACATGATGGCCGGCGCCGGTATCAAACCTGAGCCTATTCCGCTGGATGTCAAGGTGGTGTTAATTGGTGAGCCGGAGATTTATCGTCTGTTGTGGCGTCTCGATGAGGATTTCAAGAAGATTTTCAAGGTCAAGGCGGAGTTCGACAATGTTATGCCGCTGACGAAGAAGAGCCTTCGGGAGTACTTCGAGTTTGTCCGCAAGGTTGTTGACGACGAGCAGCTTATGCCGTTCGATGTCACCGGCATGCAGGCTGTCTGTGAGTACGGCATGCGTCTGTCGGGTCGTCGCGATCGGCTCACAACGCGGTTCACGCCGGTTTCGGATATAATCAAAGAAAGTGCTTTCTGCGCCCAGGAGCGCCAGGGGAAACAGGTTACGCGAGAAGACGTGCATTGTGCTATCCGCAACAAGCGCTCGCGCATAAACCTGGTCGAGGAGAAGATTCAGGAGCTGTATGACGACAATACATTGATGGTATCGACCACCGGCTCAGCGGTGGGTCAGATTAACGGCCTCTCCGTGTACAATCTCGGTGAGTATTCGTTTGGCAGGCCCACCAGAATCACGGTCAATACGGCGCTCGGCAAGGAGGGTGTGATCAACATTGAGCGCGAGGCGGATTTGTCGGGCCCGATTCACAACAAGGGCGTGCTGGTATTGAGTGGATACTTGAGGGAGATGTTCGCGCAGGACAAGCCCCTGGCCATGGCGGCATCGATATCGTTCGAGCAATCATACAGCGGTGTTGATGGTGACTCGGCATCGTCAACCGAGATATACGCCATACTTTCATCGATCTCCGGAATTCCCATCAGGCAAGACATCGCGGTCACGGGATCAGTCAATCAGAAGGGCGAGATTCAGCCGATTGGCGGTGTAAATGAGAAAGTTGAGGGGTTCTTCGACGTATGCAAATCGCGGCGCCTCACCGGCAGGCAGGGCGTGATCATCCCTCATCAGAACGTATCTGATTTAATGCTTCGTCCGGACGTCAATGAGGCCATCAAGGCGGGCAAGTTCCATATCTATCCGGTGAAGACGATTGAAGAGGGGATCGAGATTCTCACCGGAGTGCCTGCGGGCAAACGTCGTGCCACCGGAAAGTTTCAAGCGCATACGGTGCTTGGCCGGGTGGACGCCAAGCTTCACGAAATGGCGCTCGCGCTTCAAAATTACGGACGAATCCAGGCGAACAACAACGGCAAGAAACCCTCCGGGAAAAAGAAATAG